One genomic segment of Profundibacter amoris includes these proteins:
- the ubiE gene encoding bifunctional demethylmenaquinone methyltransferase/2-methoxy-6-polyprenyl-1,4-benzoquinol methylase UbiE encodes MSNSNEKTTHFGFRTVAEDEKAGMVHGVFSNVASKYDVMNDAMSMGIHRIWKDAMMNWLAPRAGQKLLDVAGGTGDISFRFLKRAGRAHATVLDLTEPMLVEGAKRAEASQLADQLDWVVGDAMALPFKDNTFDVYTISFGIRNVTRIADALSEAYRVLRPGGRLMVLEFSQIPNDMMQKVYDLYSFNIIPRLGQLIANDRDSYQYLIESIRKFPDQETFAQMIREAGFENVKYRNMSMGIAALHSGWKI; translated from the coding sequence ATGAGCAACAGCAACGAAAAAACCACCCACTTCGGTTTCCGGACCGTCGCCGAGGATGAAAAGGCCGGAATGGTTCACGGCGTGTTTTCCAATGTCGCCAGTAAATACGATGTGATGAATGATGCCATGTCGATGGGCATCCACCGTATCTGGAAAGACGCGATGATGAACTGGCTGGCCCCGCGCGCCGGTCAAAAGCTGCTGGATGTTGCCGGTGGCACCGGTGATATTTCATTCCGGTTTCTGAAACGGGCCGGACGGGCGCACGCCACGGTGCTGGACCTGACCGAACCGATGCTGGTCGAGGGCGCCAAACGGGCCGAGGCCTCGCAACTGGCGGACCAACTGGATTGGGTGGTCGGGGATGCGATGGCACTGCCGTTCAAGGATAACACCTTTGACGTTTACACCATTTCCTTTGGCATCCGGAACGTGACCCGCATTGCCGACGCCCTGTCCGAAGCCTATCGCGTGTTGCGCCCCGGCGGGCGGTTGATGGTTCTGGAATTCAGCCAGATCCCCAATGACATGATGCAAAAGGTTTACGACCTCTATTCCTTCAACATCATCCCGAGGCTGGGACAGCTGATTGCCAATGACCGCGACAGTTACCAGTATCTGATCGAATCCATCCGCAAATTCCCCGATCAGGAAACCTTCGCGCAAATGATCCGCGAGGCGGGGTTTGAAAACGTGAAATACCGCAATAT